In Halomonas denitrificans, one DNA window encodes the following:
- a CDS encoding DUF4399 domain-containing protein, translated as MRQFSCTTLAALLLSITVPAIPALGEELELTPAPDGAVVYFITPAHGETITGPVTVRFGLDGMGVAPAGVDHASTGHHHLLIDLPDGDLPALDRPLPASNQVVHFGGGQTQVTLELEPGVHTLQLLLGDHRHVPHAPPVLSERITIRVEAVDEADAEDSRH; from the coding sequence ATGCGCCAGTTCTCCTGCACCACCCTTGCAGCCCTGCTGCTCTCGATCACGGTTCCGGCCATCCCGGCGCTGGGCGAGGAGCTCGAACTCACTCCTGCGCCGGACGGGGCCGTCGTCTACTTCATCACTCCGGCCCACGGCGAAACGATCACCGGTCCGGTGACCGTGCGCTTCGGCCTGGACGGCATGGGCGTGGCACCGGCCGGCGTGGACCACGCATCGACCGGCCACCACCACCTGTTGATCGACCTTCCCGACGGCGACCTGCCGGCACTGGATCGGCCGCTGCCGGCATCGAACCAGGTCGTCCATTTCGGCGGGGGTCAGACGCAGGTCACCCTTGAGCTCGAGCCCGGGGTACACACGCTGCAGCTGCTGCTCGGCGATCACCGCCACGTCCCCCACGCCCCACCGGTGCTGTCCGAGCGGATCACGATCCGGGTTGAAGCCGTCGACGAAGCCGACGCCGAGGACTCGCGTCACTGA
- a CDS encoding AhpC/TSA family protein: MNRFLVAVLPAVLLPAVLLAIVLLLSAASPARAEIHEDPEFIQPLLPGMNAPSLTLTGLDGEPVAYDPADHGKPVVLTFYRGGWCPYCNLHLAELRTAEAELQAMGFDVWFLSPDRPALLAEGEDTGFDYRLLSDAGMSAAEAFGIAFRLDEDTLERYRGAGIDLADRSGEAHGALPAPATFLIGADGVIQFAFVNPDYTVRLAPEVLLAAARAYRDDAHARLRRARNR; encoded by the coding sequence ATGAACCGCTTCCTGGTCGCAGTTCTCCCTGCCGTACTCCTCCCTGCCGTACTTCTCGCGATCGTCCTTCTTCTGAGCGCCGCCTCGCCGGCGCGCGCCGAGATCCACGAAGACCCCGAGTTCATCCAGCCGCTGCTGCCCGGGATGAACGCACCGTCGCTGACCCTGACCGGGCTCGACGGCGAGCCCGTCGCGTACGATCCGGCAGATCACGGCAAGCCGGTGGTCCTGACCTTCTACCGGGGCGGCTGGTGCCCGTACTGCAACCTTCACCTGGCCGAACTGCGCACCGCGGAAGCGGAGTTGCAGGCGATGGGCTTCGACGTCTGGTTCCTCTCGCCCGATCGCCCGGCGCTGCTGGCCGAAGGCGAGGACACCGGCTTCGACTACAGGTTGCTCTCCGACGCCGGCATGAGCGCGGCCGAAGCCTTCGGCATCGCGTTCCGACTCGACGAGGACACGCTGGAGCGCTACCGGGGTGCAGGCATCGACCTGGCCGATCGCAGCGGCGAGGCGCACGGCGCACTGCCCGCACCGGCAACGTTTCTGATCGGCGCCGACGGCGTCATCCAGTTCGCGTTCGTCAATCCGGACTACACCGTGCGCCTGGCGCCGGAGGTGCTGCTGGCGGCCGCGCGTGCCTACCGCGACGACGCCCACGCACGCCTGCGGCGCGCGCGGAACCGATAG
- a CDS encoding 3-deoxy-7-phosphoheptulonate synthase class II — protein MSESLKSITPPNDWAVDSWTRREALQQAKYDDPDQLAAAQARLSRLPPLVTSWEILSLKEQVAEAQAGKRFFLQGGDCAEVFDECSPSIITNRLKVLLQMSLVMVHGMEMPVVRVGRFAGQYAKPRSDDFETRGEDRLPSYRGDIVNAPDFTAESRRPDPERMLQAYARSAMSMNFVRALVDGGFADLHHPEYWDLGWVEHSPLAEQFHRIADSIGHSVRFMETVTGQTPGSVRRVDFFTSHEALHLNYEQALTRQVPRQWGWFNLSTHFPWIGMRTAALEGAHVEMFRGIRNPIGIKVGPGMTADWLKGLIRTLNPDDEAGRIVLIHRMGAGKVGDTLPGLIEAVKATGSPVLWIADPMHGNTEKTASGYKTRRFDNIQAELEQAFDIHAASGSRLGGVHLELTGENVTECIGGARELGEDDLKRAYKTTVDPRLNYEQALELSMLIVGKHRSLMG, from the coding sequence ATGAGCGAGTCCCTGAAATCCATCACGCCGCCGAATGACTGGGCGGTCGATTCCTGGACGCGGCGCGAGGCGCTGCAGCAGGCGAAGTACGACGACCCGGACCAGCTGGCCGCAGCCCAGGCGCGCCTGTCCAGGCTGCCGCCGCTGGTCACGTCCTGGGAAATCCTGTCGCTGAAGGAGCAGGTCGCCGAGGCCCAGGCCGGCAAGCGCTTCTTCCTGCAGGGGGGCGACTGCGCCGAAGTGTTCGACGAGTGCTCGCCGAGCATCATCACCAACCGGCTGAAGGTGCTGCTGCAGATGTCCCTGGTCATGGTCCACGGCATGGAGATGCCCGTGGTTCGTGTCGGCCGCTTCGCCGGCCAGTACGCCAAGCCGCGTTCGGACGATTTCGAGACCCGCGGCGAAGACCGCCTGCCGAGCTATCGCGGCGACATCGTCAACGCGCCGGACTTCACCGCCGAATCGCGCCGCCCCGACCCGGAGCGGATGCTCCAGGCCTACGCGCGCTCGGCCATGTCGATGAACTTCGTGCGCGCGCTGGTCGACGGCGGCTTCGCCGACCTGCATCACCCCGAGTACTGGGACCTGGGCTGGGTCGAGCACTCGCCCCTGGCCGAGCAGTTCCACCGGATCGCCGATTCCATCGGCCATTCCGTTCGCTTCATGGAAACCGTGACCGGCCAGACACCGGGCAGCGTCCGGCGCGTGGACTTCTTCACCTCCCACGAGGCGCTGCACCTCAACTACGAACAGGCGCTGACGCGCCAGGTGCCGCGCCAGTGGGGCTGGTTCAACCTGTCCACCCACTTCCCGTGGATCGGCATGCGAACGGCGGCGCTCGAGGGAGCGCATGTCGAGATGTTCCGCGGCATCCGCAATCCGATCGGCATCAAGGTCGGTCCGGGCATGACGGCGGACTGGCTCAAGGGCCTGATCCGCACGCTGAACCCGGACGACGAGGCCGGCCGAATCGTGCTGATCCACCGCATGGGCGCCGGCAAGGTGGGCGACACGCTGCCGGGGCTGATCGAGGCGGTCAAGGCGACCGGCAGTCCTGTCCTGTGGATCGCCGACCCGATGCACGGCAACACGGAGAAGACCGCCTCGGGCTACAAGACCCGCCGCTTCGACAACATCCAGGCGGAACTGGAGCAGGCCTTCGACATCCACGCCGCCTCCGGCTCGCGCCTCGGCGGCGTGCACCTTGAGCTGACCGGCGAGAACGTCACCGAGTGCATCGGCGGCGCCCGCGAGCTCGGCGAGGACGACCTGAAGCGGGCCTACAAGACCACCGTGGACCCGCGGCTGAACTACGAACAGGCGCTGGAGCTGTCGATGCTCATCGTCGGCAAGCACCGCAGCCTGATGGGCTGA
- a CDS encoding disulfide bond formation protein B produces the protein MKILAHPRTGFAVVLAACLGLLAYAYFAQYRMMLDPCPLCILQRIAFMIMAAFALVGLLHGARGAWRWVWTTGVVAGGAWGVVTAARHIWIQNLPPDQVPDCGPGFDYNREMFGLGEALRSAFAGSGDCAVVDWSFLGLSMPWWTLIWYVALMIFMVAVAIMVGKHRKSTT, from the coding sequence ATGAAGATTCTCGCCCACCCCCGCACCGGATTCGCCGTCGTGCTGGCCGCCTGCCTCGGCCTGCTCGCCTATGCCTACTTCGCCCAGTACCGGATGATGCTGGACCCGTGCCCGCTGTGCATCCTCCAGCGGATCGCATTCATGATCATGGCGGCCTTCGCCCTGGTCGGCCTGCTGCATGGCGCGCGCGGCGCGTGGCGCTGGGTCTGGACCACGGGCGTCGTCGCCGGCGGCGCCTGGGGCGTGGTCACCGCCGCTCGGCACATCTGGATCCAGAACCTGCCGCCGGACCAGGTGCCCGATTGCGGTCCCGGCTTCGACTACAACCGGGAGATGTTCGGGCTCGGCGAGGCGCTGCGCTCGGCCTTCGCCGGTTCCGGCGACTGTGCGGTGGTCGACTGGTCGTTCCTCGGCCTGTCGATGCCGTGGTGGACCCTCATCTGGTATGTTGCCCTGATGATCTTCATGGTCGCCGTGGCGATCATGGTCGGCAAGCATCGGAAGAGCACGACATGA
- the hutH gene encoding histidine ammonia-lyase yields MKHDKPQPMPETDRIRLRHLHEDLDRRLQSLAGNADAVHRSRAHVDAVLDGEASIYGINTGFGALASKRIASDQLAQLQKNLLLSHACGTGDPLPRDITRLMLRLKIHALGLGQSGISIPVFEQLLSLDRHGIVPWVPSRGSVGASGDLAPLAHMALPLIGAGRCWTPDGTGAEPASDALARARLEPVELAAKDGLALINGTQMMAACGAEVLYRAIALLRNADILGAMSLEALQGSSRPFDARIHAIRPHPGQVAVAANIRRLLADSEILESHRDCGKVQDPYSLRCIPQVHGASRDALAHCSEVVERELNSVTDNPLVFDDGDIVSGGNFHGQPLALVLDHAAIALAELASISERRTYLLLAGHDGLPTLLMKDTGINSGFMIPQYTAAALVSENKVLAHPASVDSIPTSLGQEDHVSMGSIGALKLLSVLDNVERVLAVELLTSAQALDFRSPLKPGRGVQLAHRAVRDAVGHADHDYEVGADIETCARLLSERTLIRAVAEEVELD; encoded by the coding sequence ATGAAGCACGACAAGCCCCAACCGATGCCCGAAACCGACCGCATCCGCCTTCGGCACCTCCACGAGGACCTCGATCGGCGCCTGCAGTCGCTGGCGGGAAACGCAGACGCCGTGCACCGGTCACGCGCCCATGTCGACGCCGTGCTCGACGGCGAGGCCAGCATCTACGGCATCAACACGGGCTTCGGCGCGCTGGCCTCGAAGCGAATCGCGTCGGACCAGCTGGCCCAGCTGCAGAAGAACCTGCTGCTTTCCCATGCCTGCGGCACCGGCGACCCCCTGCCGCGCGACATCACCCGGCTGATGCTCCGGCTGAAGATCCACGCGCTGGGGCTGGGCCAGTCCGGCATCTCGATCCCGGTGTTCGAGCAGCTGCTGTCCCTTGACCGGCACGGCATCGTGCCGTGGGTGCCGAGCCGCGGCAGCGTCGGCGCGTCCGGCGACCTCGCGCCCCTGGCCCACATGGCCCTGCCGCTGATCGGCGCGGGCCGCTGCTGGACCCCGGACGGCACCGGCGCCGAACCGGCGAGCGACGCGCTGGCCCGCGCCCGCCTGGAACCGGTCGAGCTGGCGGCCAAGGACGGCCTGGCGCTGATCAACGGTACGCAGATGATGGCGGCCTGCGGCGCCGAGGTGCTCTACCGCGCGATCGCGCTGCTGCGCAACGCCGACATCCTCGGTGCGATGAGCCTGGAGGCGCTGCAGGGCTCGTCCCGGCCCTTCGACGCGCGCATCCACGCGATCCGCCCGCACCCCGGCCAGGTCGCGGTCGCGGCCAACATCCGGCGCTTGCTGGCCGACAGCGAGATCCTCGAATCCCATCGCGACTGCGGCAAGGTCCAGGACCCCTATTCGCTTCGCTGCATTCCGCAGGTGCACGGCGCCAGCCGCGACGCGCTGGCCCACTGCAGCGAGGTCGTCGAGCGTGAACTGAATTCCGTGACCGACAATCCGCTGGTGTTCGACGACGGCGACATCGTGTCCGGCGGCAACTTCCACGGCCAGCCGCTGGCCCTGGTGCTCGACCACGCCGCGATCGCGCTGGCCGAGCTGGCCTCGATCTCGGAGCGCCGCACCTACCTGCTGCTGGCCGGCCACGACGGCCTGCCCACCCTGCTGATGAAGGACACGGGGATCAACTCGGGCTTCATGATCCCGCAGTACACGGCCGCGGCCCTGGTCAGCGAGAACAAGGTGCTGGCGCACCCGGCCAGCGTCGATTCCATTCCGACCAGCCTGGGCCAGGAAGATCATGTCTCGATGGGATCGATCGGCGCGCTGAAGCTGCTGTCCGTGCTCGACAACGTCGAGCGCGTGCTGGCCGTGGAACTGCTGACCAGCGCCCAGGCGCTGGATTTCCGCTCGCCGCTGAAGCCGGGACGCGGCGTGCAGCTCGCGCACCGGGCCGTTCGCGACGCGGTAGGCCACGCCGACCACGACTACGAAGTCGGGGCGGACATCGAAACCTGCGCGCGCCTGCTGAGCGAGCGCACCCTGATCCGCGCGGTCGCCGAAGAGGTGGAACTGGACTAG
- the secF gene encoding protein translocase subunit SecF — protein sequence MDIIRQDTRIDFMARRKFALIFSAVLLLISIGALATRGLEFGLDFTGGTLIEVSYPAAPELGDVRDALDAAGYEDFTVQTFGTARDIVVRLPAAEAAEEGADISTEVLDALESTASGIEMRRVEFVGPQVGQELAEQGGLAMLYALAGILLYVSFRFQWRFAVGAVLALIHDVVVVLGLVSLFRINFDLTVVAALLAVIGYSLNDTIVVYDRLRENFRIKRKGTAVELTNLSINQMLSRTLMTSLTTLLVLIALFYFGGEIIHAFAYTLIVGVIVGTYSSIFVASNAAILLGVSKQDLMPVVPEGADQPDTEVLPARFRNQ from the coding sequence ATGGATATCATTCGCCAGGACACCAGGATCGACTTCATGGCGCGACGCAAGTTCGCGCTGATCTTCTCCGCCGTGCTGCTGCTGATCAGCATCGGCGCGCTGGCCACCCGCGGTCTCGAATTCGGCCTGGACTTCACCGGCGGGACGCTGATCGAGGTGAGCTATCCGGCCGCGCCCGAGCTCGGCGATGTCCGTGACGCGCTGGACGCCGCCGGCTACGAGGACTTCACGGTCCAGACCTTCGGCACCGCCCGCGACATCGTGGTCCGTCTGCCGGCTGCGGAGGCGGCCGAAGAGGGCGCCGACATCTCGACGGAAGTGCTCGACGCGCTGGAGTCGACGGCCAGCGGCATCGAGATGCGCCGGGTCGAGTTCGTCGGCCCGCAGGTCGGGCAGGAACTGGCCGAGCAGGGCGGCCTGGCCATGCTCTACGCGCTGGCCGGCATCCTGCTCTACGTCTCCTTCCGGTTCCAGTGGCGCTTCGCCGTCGGCGCGGTGCTCGCCCTGATCCACGACGTGGTCGTGGTGCTGGGCCTGGTCTCGCTGTTCCGGATCAACTTCGACCTGACCGTGGTCGCGGCCCTGCTGGCGGTGATCGGCTACTCGCTGAACGACACGATCGTCGTCTACGACCGCTTGCGCGAGAACTTCCGGATCAAGCGCAAGGGCACGGCCGTCGAGCTGACCAACCTGTCGATCAACCAGATGCTGTCGCGCACGCTGATGACCTCGCTGACCACGCTGCTGGTGCTGATCGCGCTGTTCTACTTCGGTGGCGAGATCATCCATGCCTTCGCCTACACGCTGATCGTCGGCGTGATCGTCGGGACCTACTCGTCGATCTTCGTCGCCAGCAACGCGGCGATCCTGCTGGGCGTTTCCAAGCAGGACCTGATGCCGGTCGTTCCCGAGGGCGCAGACCAGCCCGACACGGAAGTGCTGCCGGCCCGGTTCCGCAACCAGTGA
- the secD gene encoding protein translocase subunit SecD, with protein MNRYPAWKYLLLIVVLTLGALYAAPNLFGDDPAVQVSSARGFELDPSLTGVATDAIQAEGLEAKDVAFDPERLLMRFDNSEQQLRAADALREELGDGYVVALNLAPATPDWLEALGAEPMVLGLDLQGGVHFLMEVDMDAARDVRLEAFVDDVRNLLRDERIRYRSVRREGQALIAELRTDEDRQQALQTLAQELPELELTAVEGGETFNIRGTVLPEVMTEMQQNALQQNITTLRNRVNELGVAEPIIQQQGADRIVVQLPGVQDTAEAKRILGATATLEYRAVDEENDPFEAQRTGRVPPQSRLYFDRQGNPILLSRRTIATGDELLNAAAGFEQTTGSPMVSVTLDAAGARRMLDFTTENVGNRMAVVFIEQRPETRVVDGEEVRENRRVEEVISVAVVREPFGRRFQTTGLDGSREASQLALLLRAGALAAPVEIIEERTVGPSLGRDNIDQGFRSVIIGFVLVLVLMAIYYRVFGLVANLALTANLVLIVAGLSMLGATLTLPGIAGIVLTVGMAVDANVLIFERIKEELHLGNSPQSSIRAGYEKAFSTIADANVTTLIAALVLFMFGTGPVKGFAVTLSIGIVTSMFTAIVGTRAVINLIYGRKQKLAGVAI; from the coding sequence ATGAACCGTTATCCCGCTTGGAAATACCTGTTGCTGATCGTCGTGCTGACGCTGGGCGCGCTCTACGCCGCGCCCAACCTGTTCGGCGACGACCCGGCCGTCCAGGTCTCGTCGGCCCGCGGCTTCGAGCTCGATCCGTCGCTCACCGGCGTGGCCACCGACGCGATCCAGGCCGAGGGCCTCGAGGCGAAGGACGTCGCGTTCGATCCGGAGCGCCTGCTGATGCGTTTCGACAACAGCGAGCAGCAGCTGCGCGCCGCCGACGCGTTGCGCGAGGAGCTCGGCGACGGCTACGTGGTCGCGCTGAACCTGGCCCCGGCCACCCCCGACTGGCTCGAAGCACTGGGCGCCGAACCGATGGTGCTGGGCCTGGACCTGCAGGGCGGTGTCCACTTCCTGATGGAGGTCGACATGGACGCGGCCCGCGACGTTCGCCTCGAGGCCTTCGTCGACGACGTCCGCAACCTGCTTCGCGACGAGCGCATCCGCTACCGCTCGGTTCGCCGCGAAGGCCAGGCCCTGATCGCCGAGCTGCGCACCGACGAGGATCGCCAGCAGGCCCTGCAGACCCTGGCGCAGGAACTTCCCGAGCTCGAACTGACCGCGGTCGAAGGCGGCGAGACCTTCAACATCCGCGGTACCGTCCTGCCCGAAGTGATGACCGAGATGCAGCAGAACGCGCTGCAGCAGAACATCACCACGCTGCGCAACCGCGTCAACGAACTCGGCGTGGCCGAACCGATCATCCAGCAGCAGGGCGCCGACCGCATCGTGGTCCAATTGCCCGGCGTGCAGGACACGGCCGAGGCCAAGCGCATCCTGGGCGCCACGGCCACCCTGGAGTATCGGGCCGTGGACGAGGAGAACGATCCCTTTGAGGCCCAGCGCACCGGCCGCGTGCCGCCGCAGTCGCGGCTGTACTTCGATCGCCAGGGCAACCCGATCCTGCTGTCGCGCCGCACGATCGCGACCGGCGACGAATTGCTGAACGCGGCCGCCGGCTTCGAGCAGACCACCGGCTCGCCGATGGTCTCCGTGACGCTGGACGCGGCCGGCGCCCGCCGCATGCTGGACTTCACCACCGAAAACGTGGGCAACCGGATGGCCGTGGTCTTCATCGAGCAGCGGCCCGAGACGCGCGTCGTCGATGGCGAGGAAGTCCGCGAGAATCGCCGCGTCGAGGAAGTGATCTCCGTGGCCGTGGTCCGCGAGCCCTTCGGCCGCCGCTTCCAGACCACCGGCCTGGACGGGTCGCGCGAGGCCAGCCAGCTCGCGCTGCTGTTGCGCGCCGGCGCGTTGGCCGCGCCGGTCGAGATCATCGAGGAACGCACGGTGGGCCCGAGCCTCGGTCGCGACAACATTGACCAGGGCTTCCGCTCCGTGATCATCGGCTTCGTCCTGGTGCTGGTGCTGATGGCCATCTACTACCGGGTCTTCGGCCTGGTCGCCAACCTGGCGCTGACCGCCAACCTGGTGCTGATCGTGGCCGGGCTGTCGATGCTCGGGGCGACGCTGACCCTGCCCGGCATCGCCGGAATCGTGCTGACCGTCGGCATGGCGGTCGACGCCAACGTGCTGATCTTCGAGCGCATCAAGGAAGAGCTGCACCTCGGCAATTCACCGCAGTCGTCGATCCGGGCCGGCTACGAGAAGGCCTTCTCGACGATTGCCGACGCCAACGTCACCACGCTGATCGCCGCGCTGGTGCTGTTCATGTTCGGGACCGGCCCGGTCAAGGGCTTCGCGGTCACGCTGTCGATCGGCATCGTGACGTCGATGTTCACCGCGATCGTCGGAACGCGCGCAGTCATCAACCTGATCTACGGCCGCAAGCAGAAGCTGGCCGGGGTCGCGATCTGA
- the yajC gene encoding preprotein translocase subunit YajC → MSDFLISPAMAQAAGDAPSLLGSLLPLAFIVLIFWLLIIRPQMKRNKQHRELVSSLSVGDEIVTAGGMLGKIVEVGDSFIGVDLGGGTTVKLQKHSVTQVVPKGTFDSAP, encoded by the coding sequence CTGTCCGATTTCCTGATTTCTCCCGCGATGGCCCAGGCGGCCGGTGACGCGCCGAGCCTGCTCGGCTCGCTGCTGCCGCTGGCCTTCATCGTGCTGATCTTCTGGCTGCTGATCATTCGGCCCCAGATGAAGCGCAACAAGCAGCACCGCGAGCTGGTGTCCAGCCTTTCCGTCGGCGACGAGATCGTCACCGCCGGCGGAATGCTCGGCAAGATCGTCGAGGTCGGCGACAGCTTCATCGGCGTCGATCTCGGCGGCGGCACCACGGTCAAGCTGCAGAAGCATTCCGTGACCCAGGTCGTGCCGAAGGGCACGTTCGACTCGGCACCCTGA
- the acs gene encoding acetate--CoA ligase yields MTDPASHRDLYPVPEERAARAHVDADDHRAMSERARNDPEGFWGEIGRRLDWMRPFTRVKDVSFDLDDLHIRWYHDGTLNVCENCVDRHLDTRADQVAILWEGDDPGRDARITYRELHDRVCRFANVLKRIGVNKGDRVTLYLPMIPEAAIAMLACARIGAVHSVVFGGFSPDALAGRIVDCDSNVVITADFGRRGGRTTPLKANVDAALDNEEAAERVDSVLVVRNTGDEVAWNDERDRWLDEELARVDGDCPAEEMNAEDPLFILYTSGSTGKPKGVLHTSGGYLVYASYSHELVFDYHEGDIYWCTADVGWITGHSYIVYGPLANGATTLMFEGVPSHPDHRRFWQVCDKHRVNLFYTAPTAIRALMREGDAPVKATSRDSLRILGTVGEPINPEAWHWYHSVVGDGRCPIVDTWWQTETGGILISPLPGATALKPGSATRPLPGIQPALVDADGRVLEGEASGNLVLTDSWPGQMRTVYGDHKRFGETYFSTFKGCYFTGDGARRDADGDYWITGRVDDVINVSGHRLGTAEVESALVAHGAVAEAAVVGYPHEIKGQGVYAYVTLMEGREGSDALAKELVGWVRKEIGPIATIDHLQWAPGLPKTRSGKIMRRILRKIAADEADQLGDTSTLAEPEVVDHLVKNRRTAV; encoded by the coding sequence ATGACCGACCCCGCCTCCCACCGCGACCTGTACCCGGTCCCCGAAGAGCGGGCCGCACGCGCGCACGTCGACGCCGACGACCACCGGGCGATGAGCGAGCGCGCTCGCAACGACCCCGAGGGCTTCTGGGGCGAAATCGGCCGACGGCTCGACTGGATGCGGCCGTTCACCCGCGTCAAGGACGTCTCCTTCGACCTCGACGACCTGCACATCCGGTGGTACCACGACGGCACGCTGAACGTCTGCGAGAACTGCGTCGACCGGCACCTCGACACGCGCGCCGACCAGGTCGCGATCCTGTGGGAAGGCGACGACCCGGGCCGCGACGCCAGGATCACCTACCGCGAGCTGCACGACCGCGTCTGCCGATTCGCCAACGTGCTCAAGCGGATCGGCGTGAACAAGGGCGACCGCGTCACGCTGTACCTGCCGATGATCCCTGAAGCCGCGATCGCGATGCTGGCCTGCGCCCGGATCGGAGCGGTCCACTCGGTGGTGTTCGGAGGCTTTTCACCGGACGCGCTGGCCGGCCGCATCGTCGACTGCGATTCGAACGTGGTCATCACCGCCGACTTCGGCCGCCGCGGCGGACGCACCACGCCGCTGAAGGCCAACGTCGATGCAGCCCTGGACAACGAGGAAGCGGCGGAGCGCGTCGACTCGGTGCTGGTGGTCCGCAATACCGGCGACGAGGTGGCCTGGAACGACGAGCGCGACCGCTGGCTTGACGAGGAGCTCGCGCGGGTCGATGGCGACTGCCCGGCGGAAGAGATGAACGCGGAGGATCCGCTGTTCATCCTCTACACCTCGGGGTCGACGGGCAAGCCGAAGGGCGTGCTGCACACCTCGGGCGGCTACCTGGTCTACGCCAGCTACAGCCACGAGCTGGTCTTCGACTACCACGAGGGCGACATCTACTGGTGCACGGCCGACGTGGGCTGGATCACCGGCCACAGCTACATCGTCTACGGCCCGCTGGCCAACGGTGCGACCACGCTGATGTTCGAGGGCGTCCCCAGCCATCCCGACCACCGTCGCTTCTGGCAGGTCTGCGACAAGCACCGGGTCAATCTGTTCTACACGGCGCCGACCGCGATCCGGGCCCTGATGCGCGAGGGCGACGCACCGGTGAAGGCGACCTCGCGCGACTCCCTTCGCATCCTCGGCACGGTCGGTGAGCCGATCAATCCGGAGGCCTGGCACTGGTATCACTCGGTCGTCGGCGACGGCCGCTGTCCGATCGTCGATACCTGGTGGCAGACGGAAACCGGCGGCATCCTGATCAGCCCGCTTCCGGGGGCGACTGCGCTCAAGCCCGGCTCGGCAACCCGGCCGTTGCCCGGCATCCAGCCGGCGCTGGTCGACGCCGACGGGCGGGTCCTGGAGGGCGAGGCCTCCGGCAACCTGGTCCTCACGGACAGCTGGCCCGGCCAGATGCGCACCGTGTACGGCGACCACAAGCGCTTCGGCGAAACCTATTTCTCGACCTTCAAGGGCTGTTACTTCACCGGCGACGGCGCGCGGCGAGACGCCGATGGGGACTACTGGATCACCGGCCGGGTCGACGACGTGATCAACGTCTCCGGCCACCGCCTGGGCACGGCCGAAGTCGAATCGGCACTGGTCGCGCACGGCGCCGTGGCCGAAGCCGCCGTGGTCGGCTATCCGCACGAGATCAAAGGCCAGGGGGTCTACGCCTACGTGACGCTGATGGAAGGCCGGGAGGGCAGCGACGCCCTGGCGAAGGAACTCGTCGGCTGGGTGCGCAAGGAAATCGGCCCCATTGCGACGATCGATCACCTGCAGTGGGCACCGGGCCTGCCGAAGACCCGCTCGGGCAAGATCATGCGCCGGATCCTGCGCAAGATCGCCGCCGACGAGGCCGATCAGCTCGGCGACACCTCGACGCTGGCCGAACCGGAGGTGGTCGACCACCTGGTCAAGAACCGCCGCACGGCCGTCTGA
- a CDS encoding TIGR00730 family Rossman fold protein: MSNKRITVYAASSHALSPNYFDVAARLGRALASAGHPIVYGGGGTGLMGAMADAALDAGGEVHGVIPEFLTTLEKGHQRLTSMEVVPSMRIRKEKMLVDSAAVVTLPGGCGTFEEVFEAMTLKRLGQYFGPILLVNTAGYYDKLIEFLQHSVRERFMGQAHLDLWHTVDEPEDVPEALRTIEPWSADALSFASVDAGNDRARD; encoded by the coding sequence TTGAGCAACAAGCGGATCACAGTCTACGCGGCCTCCAGCCACGCGCTGTCGCCGAATTACTTCGATGTCGCCGCGCGGCTGGGCCGAGCGCTGGCCTCGGCCGGCCATCCGATCGTCTACGGCGGCGGCGGCACGGGCCTGATGGGGGCGATGGCCGACGCCGCGCTGGACGCGGGGGGCGAGGTCCACGGGGTGATCCCCGAATTCCTGACCACCCTCGAGAAGGGCCATCAGCGCCTGACCTCCATGGAGGTGGTGCCCAGCATGCGCATTCGCAAGGAGAAGATGCTGGTCGACAGCGCGGCGGTGGTCACGCTGCCCGGCGGTTGCGGCACCTTCGAGGAAGTCTTCGAGGCGATGACCCTGAAGCGTCTCGGCCAGTACTTCGGACCGATCCTGCTGGTCAACACGGCCGGCTACTACGACAAGCTGATCGAGTTTCTCCAGCACAGCGTGCGCGAACGGTTCATGGGCCAGGCGCACCTGGACCTCTGGCACACGGTCGACGAGCCCGAGGACGTGCCCGAGGCGCTTCGGACCATCGAGCCCTGGAGCGCCGACGCGCTGAGCTTCGCGTCCGTCGATGCGGGCAATGACCGCGCTCGCGACTGA